One genomic region from Argentina anserina chromosome 2, drPotAnse1.1, whole genome shotgun sequence encodes:
- the LOC126782393 gene encoding ammonium transporter 2 member 5-like, translated as MSNTTFALPPGLAFDEASPDWMSKADNAWQLTAATLVGMQSVPGLIILYGGAVKKKWAVNSAFMAFYAFACVLVCWVGWGYHMSFGSPLFSSAPFWGKANVALEQKFLFEPAFLGKFPNATMVYFQFVFAAITLILIAGALLGRMNFYAWMLFVPLWMTFSYTIGAYSIWSPKGWLALKGIIDYSGGYVIHLSSGVAGFTAAYWVGPRSTKDRERFPPNNILLMMTGAGLLWMGWTGFNGGDPYVVSMDASLAVLNTHVCTATSLLTWLALDVIFFRKPSVIGAVQGMITGLVCITPAAGVVQGWAAIIMGILSGSIPWYTMMVVHKKSTLLQKVDDTMAVLHTHAIAGALGGLLTGCFAHPKLNDLFYGSYGTYVGLFYGIDMRKYKAGVRQIGIQLLGVLFIVTLNVVVTSLVCLLVQLIVPLRMSEEDMEIGDEAAHGEEAYAIWGQGEKLDNSRHGGYDIESYTKGVKSAGNIEME; from the exons atgagTAACACCACCTTTGCTCTTCCTCCTGGCCTCGCGTTCGATGAGGCCAGTCCAGATTGGATGAGCAAAGCTGACAACGCATGGCAACTGACTGCTGCAACTCTGGTTGGCATGCAAAGTGTTCCTGGCCTCATAATTCTATATGGTGGTGCGGTGAAGAAGAAATGGGCTGTGAACTCAGCTTTCATGGCATTCTATGCTTTTGCATGTGTTCTTGTGTGTTGGGTTGGTTGGGGATATCATATGTCTTTTGGGAGTCCACTCTTCTCATCAGCTCCATTTtgggggaaggcaaatgttgCATTGGAACAAAAGTTTCTTTTTGAACCAGCCTTTCTTGGGAAGTTTCCAAATGCCACAATGGTGTACTTTCAGTTTGTGTTTGCAGCAATcactttgattttgattgcTGGAGCTCTTTTGGGAAGGATGAACTTTTATGCTTGGATGTTGTTTGTGCCACTCTGGATGACATTTTCATACACCATTGGAGCATATAGTATTTGGAGTCCAAAAGGGTGGCTTGCCTTGAAAGGAATTATTGATTATTCTGGTGGTTATGTCATCCATCTCTCTTCTGGAGTTGCTGGTTTCACAGCAGCCTACTGG GTCGGTCCGCGTTCAACCAAGGACAGGGAAAGATTCCCCCCAAACAACATTCTTCTCATGATGACTGGAGCAGGGTTGCTCTGGATGGGATGGACAGGATTCAATGGAGGAGACCCTTATGTAGTCAGTATGGATGCTTCATTGGCCGTCTTGAACACTCATGTCTGCACTGCTACTAGCTTGCTCACTTGGCTAGCACTTGATGTCATCTTTTTCCGAAAGCCTTCTGTCATCGGAGCAGTTCAAGGCATGATCACTGGTTTGGTTTGCATCACCCCAGCTGCTG GAGTTGTGCAAGGATGGGCTGCTATAATAATGGGGATTCTCTCCGGCTCAATCCCTTGGTACACAATGATGGTTGTCCATAAGAAATCTACTCTTCTTCAGAAAGTTGATGACACAATGGCTGTCCTACACACTCATGCCATTGCCGGAGCCCTTGGTGGACTCCTCACTGGTTGCTTTGCCCATCCAAAGCTCAATGACTTGTTCTATGGCTCCTATGGAACATATGTTGGtctattttatggtattgacATGCGAAAGTACAAGGCTGGAGTTCGTCAAATAGGTATTCAACTTCTCGGGGTGCTCTTTATTGTCACACTTAATGTTGTGGTGACAAGCCTTGTATGCCTTTTGGTCCAACTCATTGTGCCTCTGAGAATGTCTGAAGAGGATATGGAGATTGGTGATGAAGCAGCTCATGGTGAAGAGGCTTATGCTATCTGGGGTCAAGGCGAAAAGCTTGACAATTCAAGGCATGGAGGATATGATATTGAATCATACACGAAGGGTGTAAAGTCTGCTGGAAATATTGAGATGGAATAA
- the LOC126784226 gene encoding U-box domain-containing protein 14-like, whose protein sequence is MATTSLKPAPGAMSAVRIRESIRACLSDAQSDYDEVQQKALQTLASITKVSPQNRNLLAQTEGAIPVLLALSKSPSSIIQIFALSILFNLSLNLDLKLSLADIETIYHLNTIISNPTESGKLASSLVCSLAMLDKNKAKFGVAGTIQLLVKAISGPRGPAAHHVLSSLAELVRFHGNCTVAVREGAVPVLLQVVESSQSTDDEDLAGTSLQVLGLLARFDEGLSALSKTDQIVSSMVQVLKGKCMLSKEGAAELLLLLFDESEGCVRDALRLHDFSSLVADISVRGSARAREKAALLMKKMMDADMDSYVDGNPMFSQW, encoded by the coding sequence ATGGCAACCACTTCTCTGAAACCAGCGCCAGGAGCGATGTCAGCAGTTCGGATTCGTGAGTCTATTAGGGCATGCCTCTCTGATGCTCAGTCAGACTATGATGAGGTTCAGCAGAAAGCTCTTCAGACCTTAGCTTCCATCACCAAGGTGAGTCCCCAAAACAGAAACCTGCTTGCACAAACGGAAGGAGCCATCCCTGTCTTACTTGCCCTCTCAAAATCTCCATCCAGCATCATTCAGATTTTCGCATTGTCCATCCTCTTCAACCTTTCCTTGAATCTTGATCTAAAGCTATCGCTCGCAGATATAGAAACCATTTACCACCTCAATACCATTATCTCTAACCCGACAGAATCTGGCAAGTTAGCTTCCTCTTTGGTCTGCAGTTTAGCTATGCTTGACAAGAACAAAGCCAAGTTTGGTGTAGCAGGCACAATCCAATTACTTGTCAAGGCCATTTCAGGTCCCCGTGGTCCTGCTGCTCATCACGTCCTTAGCTCCCTAGCAGAGCTTGTTCGGTTCCATGGGAACTGCACTGTGGCAGTGAGAGAAGGAGCTGTGCCGGTGCTTCTCCAAGTGGTGGAAAGTAGTCAAAGTACTGATGATGAGGACCTAGCCGGAACATCTCTTCAGGTCCTAGGCCTTCTTGCAAGATTTGATGAAGGGCTGAGTGCTTTGAGCAAAACTGATCAGATTGTGAGTTCAATGGTACAAGTGTTGAAAGGGAAGTGCATGTTGAGCAAGGAAGGTGCAGCTGAACTTCTGCTTCTCCTCTTTGACGAGAGCGAGGGCTGTGTCAGAGATGCTCTGAGGCTTCATGACTTCTCCAGTTTGGTAGCTGATATTTCAGTCAGAGGATCAGCTAGAGCCAGAGAGAAGGCTGCTTTgctgatgaagaagatgatggatGCTGACATGGATTCTTATGTGGATGGAAACCCCATGTTTTCCCAGTGGTAA
- the LOC126784227 gene encoding cytochrome c oxidase subunit 5b-2, mitochondrial-like, with protein MWRRVVSSSSAAQLQALAASRSLTRRFLISSASTPSTPISPPPPVPLSSSFFFSHFNCSSLFSRSVYKLRIRTSLKKKVEDIMPIAAGHEREELQAELEGRDILEIDYPVGPFGTKVAPALVKSYFVKRIIGCPGVQGEEEHDVVWFWLEKGKPHECPVCSQYFKSVY; from the exons atgtgGAGGCGAGTGGTGTCTTCTTCGTCGGCGGCTCAGCTCCAAGCCCTAGCCGCATCTCGTTCTCTCACCCGTCGATTTCTTATCTCTTCAGCCTCCACGCCTTCCACCCCAATCTCGCCTCCACCTCCGGTGCCCCTCTCctcctctttcttcttttcacaTTTCAATTGCAGCTCATTGTTCTCTCGATCAGTATACAAACTGCGGATTAGAACGA GTCTGAAGAAGAAGGTGGAGGATATAATGCCCATTGCTGCGGGTCACGAGCGAGAGGAGCTTCAGGCTGAGCTTGAGGGGAGGGACATTCTTGAGATCGATTATCCAGTTGGTCCTTTTGGTACCAAG GTTGCACCTGCTCTAGTCAAGTCCTACTTTGTCAAAAGAATAATTGGATGTCCTGGTGTTCAAGGAG AGGAAGAGCACGATGTTGTGTGGTTTTGGCTGGAGAAAGGCAAGCCGCATGAATGCCCCGTCTGTTCCCAATATTTCAAGTCTGTATATTAg
- the LOC126782392 gene encoding peptidyl-prolyl cis-trans isomerase CYP95 isoform X1, with product MSKKKNPLVFMDVCIDGDPAEKMVFELFFDRAPKTADNFRALCTGEKGIGPKSGRPLHYKGSFFHRIVKGYYAQGGDFVKRNGTGGESIYSEEEFPDESSKLKHNEPGLLSMPVATRDSLGSQFIITFEANHSLDRKHVIFGKLRHGWDVLKRIENAGDIDGNPTVTVKVINCGEYSEDNKKVKAVKEASSDANSLEVKRKGKHKKSSRDRRKRRRRRYEYESSTSESDSDSESDSDSDSDVSSSSYGSSSDDDRRKKRKRSYKRDKYKRVKRRDKGRDNKRRRHGKRSKIRSRRASDSLTDTEGDSNPEDGGLHAERKDKKSKKEISQKAAGNQSSIAVDGDALSNHHNNREQEIVLEKESEFPKENGEQRSNGLRTEAKSDKTTDRQPDIVDDHPGKSRSRSLSPKRILSKSMSISPRRSPVKSPSVSPKSQSSSVSRSPPRASQRSRSFSRSPVKSDSSRSPARDVSRSPVKSWRGRSAVKSRSQRTNSDSPASLPRQSVSPSPPRKVSKRSMSRSPVRASRSQSPVRSSRRSASRSSGRVTNRKNISQSPVRPVSGNHRSYSRSRSPVRRARTPPSDRDKSLSRSVSPDGSPKRIRRGRGFSQRYSYARRYRTPSLSPVRPYRYGGRSDRDRYSSYRRYSPRRYRSPPRARTPPRYRSRRTRSPVSRSPRRGRRYSRSRSPIRSRSPIRSRSRSPVEVAARVERRRSPSRSRSPSASRSSDSQSPRLAGKNKSRSSSESPNEKKGLVSYGNGSPDSE from the exons AtgtcgaagaagaagaaccccTTGGTGTTTATGGATGTGTGCATCGATGGAGATCCTGCTGAAAAAATGGTTTTTGAG CTTTTCTTTGACCGGGCTCCCAAGACTGCCGATAATTTCCGTGCTCTGTGTACTG GAGAAAAGGGAATCGGTCCAAAGAGTGGGAGACCTCTACACTACAAAGGGTCTTTCTTCCATCGCATTGTAAAAGGATATTACGCTCAG GGTGGTGATTTTGTTAAAAGGAATG GCACTGGTGGGGAAAGCATTTACAGTGAGGAGGAGTTTCCAG ATGAGTCGTCCAAGCTAAAACACAATGAACCTGGACTTCTTTCTATGCCTGTTGCCACTCGTGACTCTTTAGGTTCTCAGTTTATCATCACCTTTGAAGCTAATCACAGTCTCGACAG AAAACATGTCATTTTTGGGAAGCTAAGACATGGATGGGACGTTTTGAAAAGAATAGAGAATGCAGGTGACATAGATGGGAATCCAACTGTGACAGTGAAAGTCATCAACTGTGGGGAATATAGTGAAG ACAACAAGAAAGTAAAAGCAGTAAAGGAAGCTTCTTCAGATGCTAATAGTCTTGAAGTGAAACGTAAGGGAAAACACAAGAAATCTTCAAGAGATAGAAGgaagaggagaaggaggagataTGAATATGAATCATCAACATCTGAGAGTGACTCGGATTCTGAATCTGATAGTGATTCTGACTCTGATGTGTCCTCATCCTCTTATGGTAGCTCTTCAGATGATGACAGAcgtaagaaaagaaagaggtcATATAAAAGAGACAAGTATAAACGTGTAAAAAGGAGGGATAAGGGACGGGACAATAAGCGCAGACGGCATGGTAAGAGATCTAAGATCAGATCAAGAAG GGCCTCGGACAGCCTTACAGATACTGAGGGTGACAGTAACCCTGAAGATGGTGGTCTTCATGCTGAGAGGAAGGATAAGAAGTCTAAAAAGGAGATATCTCAAAAAGCTG CTGGGAACCAATCTTCTATTGCAGTGGATGGAGATGCTTTGTCAAATCACCACAACAACAGGGAGCAAGAAATTGTGCTCGAGAAAGAAAGTGAATTTCCCAAGGAGAATGGAGAGCAGCGGAGCAATGGCCTGCGAACAGAAGCTAAATCTGACAAAACTACAGATAGGCAACCGGACATAGTTGATGATCACCCAGGCAAATCTAG GAGCCGAAGCTTGAGTCCTAAAAGGATCCTGAGTAAGAGTATGAGTATTAGTCCCAGGAGGAGTCCGGTCAAGAGTCCAAGTGTAAGTCCAAAGAGCCAGAGTTCAAGTGTTAGTAGAAGCCCTCCTCGCGCCTCTCAAAGGAGTAGAAGCTTCAGCAGGAGCCCTGTTAAGAGTGATAGCAGTAGAAGCCCAGCAAGAGATGTCAGCAGGAGTCCAGTGAAGAGTTGGAGGGGTAGAAGTGCAGTTAAATCCCGGTCTCAAAGAACTAACAGTGATAGTCCTGCATCCCTACCCAGACAAAGTGTTAGCCCAAGCCCTCCTAGAAAAGTATCTAAAAGATCAATGAGCAGAAGCCCTGTGAGAGCTTCAAGAAGCCAAAGCCCTGTTAGATCTTCTAGAAGGAGTGCAAGTAGGAGCTCCGGTAGGGTCACTAATAGGAAAAACATTAGCCAGAGTCCTGTCAGGCCTGTGAGTGGAAATCATCGCAGTTACTCAAGGAGTCGAAGCCCGGTGCGCCGAGCTAGAACTCCTCCATCTGATAGGGATAAGAGCTTGTCTAGAAGTGTTTCACCTGATGGCTCACCCAAGCGCATTAGAAGGGGACGGGGTTTCAGCCAGCGTTACTCTTATGCACGGCGGTACAGAACGCCTTCATTGTCTCCTGTGAGACCATATCGTTATGGAGGTCGAAGTGATCGGGACAG GTATTCAAGTTATAGAAGGTACTCTCCAAGGCGTTATAGAAGCCCACCAAGAGCAAGAACACCTCCAAG ATACAGGAGCAGAAGAACCAGGTCTCCCGTATCACGTAGCCCCCGTCGTGGTCGCCGCTACAGTAGGAGCCGTAGCCCCATCCGGAGCCGCAGTCCAATTCGAAGCCGCTCTCGTTCCCCAGTGGAGGTGGCTGCTCGGGTTGAGAGGCGCAGATCTCCTTCAAGAAGCAGGAGCCCATCAGCTTCAAGGTCCTCAGACTCACAATCTCCAAGGCTGGCGGGCAAGAACAAATCAAGGTCTTCATCAGAAAGTCCGAATGAGAAGAAGGGCCTGGTTTCTTATGGTAATGGTTCCCCAGACTCTGAGTGA
- the LOC126782392 gene encoding peptidyl-prolyl cis-trans isomerase CYP95 isoform X2 has product MSKKKNPLVFMDVCIDGDPAEKMVFELFFDRAPKTADNFRALCTGEKGIGPKSGRPLHYKGSFFHRIVKGYYAQGGDFVKRNGTGGESIYSEEEFPDESSKLKHNEPGLLSMPVATRDSLGSQFIITFEANHSLDRKHVIFGKLRHGWDVLKRIENAGDIDGNPTVTVKVINCGEYSEDNKKVKAVKEASSDANSLEVKRKGKHKKSSRDRRKRRRRRYEYESSTSESDSDSESDSDSDSDVSSSSYGSSSDDDRRKKRKRSYKRDKYKRVKRRDKGRDNKRRRHGKRSKIRSRRASDSLTDTEGDSNPEDGGLHAERKDKKSKKEISQKAVDGDALSNHHNNREQEIVLEKESEFPKENGEQRSNGLRTEAKSDKTTDRQPDIVDDHPGKSRSRSLSPKRILSKSMSISPRRSPVKSPSVSPKSQSSSVSRSPPRASQRSRSFSRSPVKSDSSRSPARDVSRSPVKSWRGRSAVKSRSQRTNSDSPASLPRQSVSPSPPRKVSKRSMSRSPVRASRSQSPVRSSRRSASRSSGRVTNRKNISQSPVRPVSGNHRSYSRSRSPVRRARTPPSDRDKSLSRSVSPDGSPKRIRRGRGFSQRYSYARRYRTPSLSPVRPYRYGGRSDRDRYSSYRRYSPRRYRSPPRARTPPRYRSRRTRSPVSRSPRRGRRYSRSRSPIRSRSPIRSRSRSPVEVAARVERRRSPSRSRSPSASRSSDSQSPRLAGKNKSRSSSESPNEKKGLVSYGNGSPDSE; this is encoded by the exons AtgtcgaagaagaagaaccccTTGGTGTTTATGGATGTGTGCATCGATGGAGATCCTGCTGAAAAAATGGTTTTTGAG CTTTTCTTTGACCGGGCTCCCAAGACTGCCGATAATTTCCGTGCTCTGTGTACTG GAGAAAAGGGAATCGGTCCAAAGAGTGGGAGACCTCTACACTACAAAGGGTCTTTCTTCCATCGCATTGTAAAAGGATATTACGCTCAG GGTGGTGATTTTGTTAAAAGGAATG GCACTGGTGGGGAAAGCATTTACAGTGAGGAGGAGTTTCCAG ATGAGTCGTCCAAGCTAAAACACAATGAACCTGGACTTCTTTCTATGCCTGTTGCCACTCGTGACTCTTTAGGTTCTCAGTTTATCATCACCTTTGAAGCTAATCACAGTCTCGACAG AAAACATGTCATTTTTGGGAAGCTAAGACATGGATGGGACGTTTTGAAAAGAATAGAGAATGCAGGTGACATAGATGGGAATCCAACTGTGACAGTGAAAGTCATCAACTGTGGGGAATATAGTGAAG ACAACAAGAAAGTAAAAGCAGTAAAGGAAGCTTCTTCAGATGCTAATAGTCTTGAAGTGAAACGTAAGGGAAAACACAAGAAATCTTCAAGAGATAGAAGgaagaggagaaggaggagataTGAATATGAATCATCAACATCTGAGAGTGACTCGGATTCTGAATCTGATAGTGATTCTGACTCTGATGTGTCCTCATCCTCTTATGGTAGCTCTTCAGATGATGACAGAcgtaagaaaagaaagaggtcATATAAAAGAGACAAGTATAAACGTGTAAAAAGGAGGGATAAGGGACGGGACAATAAGCGCAGACGGCATGGTAAGAGATCTAAGATCAGATCAAGAAG GGCCTCGGACAGCCTTACAGATACTGAGGGTGACAGTAACCCTGAAGATGGTGGTCTTCATGCTGAGAGGAAGGATAAGAAGTCTAAAAAGGAGATATCTCAAAAAGCTG TGGATGGAGATGCTTTGTCAAATCACCACAACAACAGGGAGCAAGAAATTGTGCTCGAGAAAGAAAGTGAATTTCCCAAGGAGAATGGAGAGCAGCGGAGCAATGGCCTGCGAACAGAAGCTAAATCTGACAAAACTACAGATAGGCAACCGGACATAGTTGATGATCACCCAGGCAAATCTAG GAGCCGAAGCTTGAGTCCTAAAAGGATCCTGAGTAAGAGTATGAGTATTAGTCCCAGGAGGAGTCCGGTCAAGAGTCCAAGTGTAAGTCCAAAGAGCCAGAGTTCAAGTGTTAGTAGAAGCCCTCCTCGCGCCTCTCAAAGGAGTAGAAGCTTCAGCAGGAGCCCTGTTAAGAGTGATAGCAGTAGAAGCCCAGCAAGAGATGTCAGCAGGAGTCCAGTGAAGAGTTGGAGGGGTAGAAGTGCAGTTAAATCCCGGTCTCAAAGAACTAACAGTGATAGTCCTGCATCCCTACCCAGACAAAGTGTTAGCCCAAGCCCTCCTAGAAAAGTATCTAAAAGATCAATGAGCAGAAGCCCTGTGAGAGCTTCAAGAAGCCAAAGCCCTGTTAGATCTTCTAGAAGGAGTGCAAGTAGGAGCTCCGGTAGGGTCACTAATAGGAAAAACATTAGCCAGAGTCCTGTCAGGCCTGTGAGTGGAAATCATCGCAGTTACTCAAGGAGTCGAAGCCCGGTGCGCCGAGCTAGAACTCCTCCATCTGATAGGGATAAGAGCTTGTCTAGAAGTGTTTCACCTGATGGCTCACCCAAGCGCATTAGAAGGGGACGGGGTTTCAGCCAGCGTTACTCTTATGCACGGCGGTACAGAACGCCTTCATTGTCTCCTGTGAGACCATATCGTTATGGAGGTCGAAGTGATCGGGACAG GTATTCAAGTTATAGAAGGTACTCTCCAAGGCGTTATAGAAGCCCACCAAGAGCAAGAACACCTCCAAG ATACAGGAGCAGAAGAACCAGGTCTCCCGTATCACGTAGCCCCCGTCGTGGTCGCCGCTACAGTAGGAGCCGTAGCCCCATCCGGAGCCGCAGTCCAATTCGAAGCCGCTCTCGTTCCCCAGTGGAGGTGGCTGCTCGGGTTGAGAGGCGCAGATCTCCTTCAAGAAGCAGGAGCCCATCAGCTTCAAGGTCCTCAGACTCACAATCTCCAAGGCTGGCGGGCAAGAACAAATCAAGGTCTTCATCAGAAAGTCCGAATGAGAAGAAGGGCCTGGTTTCTTATGGTAATGGTTCCCCAGACTCTGAGTGA
- the LOC126782392 gene encoding peptidyl-prolyl cis-trans isomerase CYP95 isoform X3 has protein sequence MPVATRDSLGSQFIITFEANHSLDRKHVIFGKLRHGWDVLKRIENAGDIDGNPTVTVKVINCGEYSEDNKKVKAVKEASSDANSLEVKRKGKHKKSSRDRRKRRRRRYEYESSTSESDSDSESDSDSDSDVSSSSYGSSSDDDRRKKRKRSYKRDKYKRVKRRDKGRDNKRRRHGKRSKIRSRRASDSLTDTEGDSNPEDGGLHAERKDKKSKKEISQKAAGNQSSIAVDGDALSNHHNNREQEIVLEKESEFPKENGEQRSNGLRTEAKSDKTTDRQPDIVDDHPGKSRSRSLSPKRILSKSMSISPRRSPVKSPSVSPKSQSSSVSRSPPRASQRSRSFSRSPVKSDSSRSPARDVSRSPVKSWRGRSAVKSRSQRTNSDSPASLPRQSVSPSPPRKVSKRSMSRSPVRASRSQSPVRSSRRSASRSSGRVTNRKNISQSPVRPVSGNHRSYSRSRSPVRRARTPPSDRDKSLSRSVSPDGSPKRIRRGRGFSQRYSYARRYRTPSLSPVRPYRYGGRSDRDRYSSYRRYSPRRYRSPPRARTPPRYRSRRTRSPVSRSPRRGRRYSRSRSPIRSRSPIRSRSRSPVEVAARVERRRSPSRSRSPSASRSSDSQSPRLAGKNKSRSSSESPNEKKGLVSYGNGSPDSE, from the exons ATGCCTGTTGCCACTCGTGACTCTTTAGGTTCTCAGTTTATCATCACCTTTGAAGCTAATCACAGTCTCGACAG AAAACATGTCATTTTTGGGAAGCTAAGACATGGATGGGACGTTTTGAAAAGAATAGAGAATGCAGGTGACATAGATGGGAATCCAACTGTGACAGTGAAAGTCATCAACTGTGGGGAATATAGTGAAG ACAACAAGAAAGTAAAAGCAGTAAAGGAAGCTTCTTCAGATGCTAATAGTCTTGAAGTGAAACGTAAGGGAAAACACAAGAAATCTTCAAGAGATAGAAGgaagaggagaaggaggagataTGAATATGAATCATCAACATCTGAGAGTGACTCGGATTCTGAATCTGATAGTGATTCTGACTCTGATGTGTCCTCATCCTCTTATGGTAGCTCTTCAGATGATGACAGAcgtaagaaaagaaagaggtcATATAAAAGAGACAAGTATAAACGTGTAAAAAGGAGGGATAAGGGACGGGACAATAAGCGCAGACGGCATGGTAAGAGATCTAAGATCAGATCAAGAAG GGCCTCGGACAGCCTTACAGATACTGAGGGTGACAGTAACCCTGAAGATGGTGGTCTTCATGCTGAGAGGAAGGATAAGAAGTCTAAAAAGGAGATATCTCAAAAAGCTG CTGGGAACCAATCTTCTATTGCAGTGGATGGAGATGCTTTGTCAAATCACCACAACAACAGGGAGCAAGAAATTGTGCTCGAGAAAGAAAGTGAATTTCCCAAGGAGAATGGAGAGCAGCGGAGCAATGGCCTGCGAACAGAAGCTAAATCTGACAAAACTACAGATAGGCAACCGGACATAGTTGATGATCACCCAGGCAAATCTAG GAGCCGAAGCTTGAGTCCTAAAAGGATCCTGAGTAAGAGTATGAGTATTAGTCCCAGGAGGAGTCCGGTCAAGAGTCCAAGTGTAAGTCCAAAGAGCCAGAGTTCAAGTGTTAGTAGAAGCCCTCCTCGCGCCTCTCAAAGGAGTAGAAGCTTCAGCAGGAGCCCTGTTAAGAGTGATAGCAGTAGAAGCCCAGCAAGAGATGTCAGCAGGAGTCCAGTGAAGAGTTGGAGGGGTAGAAGTGCAGTTAAATCCCGGTCTCAAAGAACTAACAGTGATAGTCCTGCATCCCTACCCAGACAAAGTGTTAGCCCAAGCCCTCCTAGAAAAGTATCTAAAAGATCAATGAGCAGAAGCCCTGTGAGAGCTTCAAGAAGCCAAAGCCCTGTTAGATCTTCTAGAAGGAGTGCAAGTAGGAGCTCCGGTAGGGTCACTAATAGGAAAAACATTAGCCAGAGTCCTGTCAGGCCTGTGAGTGGAAATCATCGCAGTTACTCAAGGAGTCGAAGCCCGGTGCGCCGAGCTAGAACTCCTCCATCTGATAGGGATAAGAGCTTGTCTAGAAGTGTTTCACCTGATGGCTCACCCAAGCGCATTAGAAGGGGACGGGGTTTCAGCCAGCGTTACTCTTATGCACGGCGGTACAGAACGCCTTCATTGTCTCCTGTGAGACCATATCGTTATGGAGGTCGAAGTGATCGGGACAG GTATTCAAGTTATAGAAGGTACTCTCCAAGGCGTTATAGAAGCCCACCAAGAGCAAGAACACCTCCAAG ATACAGGAGCAGAAGAACCAGGTCTCCCGTATCACGTAGCCCCCGTCGTGGTCGCCGCTACAGTAGGAGCCGTAGCCCCATCCGGAGCCGCAGTCCAATTCGAAGCCGCTCTCGTTCCCCAGTGGAGGTGGCTGCTCGGGTTGAGAGGCGCAGATCTCCTTCAAGAAGCAGGAGCCCATCAGCTTCAAGGTCCTCAGACTCACAATCTCCAAGGCTGGCGGGCAAGAACAAATCAAGGTCTTCATCAGAAAGTCCGAATGAGAAGAAGGGCCTGGTTTCTTATGGTAATGGTTCCCCAGACTCTGAGTGA